The window ACGGTGGCCGTGCTGGCCGGGGTTCGCCTCTACAACCAGGATGAGATCGCCGGTGTGCAAATGGCCCAGCAGTCCAATCAGCCTGGCTTGGCCGCTCCACAGGTCAAGGGCCCGGCAGTGTTGGCCGGTTATAGCGAAAGCTCGGAAGTCGCCGGTCCAATGGCCAATGATGTGCTGCAAGGCCAGCCAGGCTGGCATGATCAGCGTCTGCCCAACTACCTGCGTCAGCATGCCCAGGAAGCAGCCCTGAAAGGTACTGAAAGCGCACTGCCTTACGCCCGTGCAGCCAGTCTGGAAAACCGCTAAGGAGGACCATGCGCGCCATACCTCTTTTTTCGCTTCTGCTGGGTGGCTGGTGCGTTATCCCAGCTTATGCCGGTGAGGCTCAGGACTGGCTTAATCGTTTGAGTCAAGCCGAGCAACAGCAAAGCTTCCAGGGCACTTTCGTTTACGAGCGTAATGGTAGTTTTTCTACCCATAGCATCTGGCATCGTGTCCAGGATGGCAAAGTCCGCGAGCGGCTACTCCAGCTCGATGGGTCGGCACAGGAAGTCCTGCGCATTGATGGACGTACTCAATGCGTAAGCGGCTCCTTGATTGCTGGGGTGGGGAATACGCCTGAAGGCACGGCACGTGCGCTCGATCCGCAAAAACTCAAGAATTGGTATGATCTTGCCGTCATTGGCAAGTCGCGCGTGGCCGGGCGCCCTGCGGTGATTGTGGCGCTGACACCCAAGGACCAGCATCGTTATGGTTTCGAACTGCATCTGGACCGAGAGACCGGCCTGCCGCTCAAGTCTCTGTTGCTCAATGACAAGGGCCAGTTGCTGGAGCGTTTTCAGTTCACACGCTTGAATATCACGGCACCGTCCGACGCTGATCTGCAAACCACTGCCGAATGCAAGGTAGTAGCGCAGACCCCAGCTAAAAGTGCCATGGCGAAAACTGCATGGCGTTCGGACTGGCTTCCACCGGGCTTCGAACTTACCAGCAGTGCGCTGAGAAAGGATCCGGAAACCAACGTTCAGGTCAATAGCCTGATGTACGATGATGGCTTGGCTCGTTTCTCGGTGTTTCTGGAACCATTGAACGGCGCGACCGTCACCGACACGCGTACGCAGCTCGGCCCGACAGCAGCTGTTTCGCGTCGACTCACGACGCCCCAGGGCGAAATGATGGTCACGGTGGTCGGCGAAATTCCCATCGGCACAGCGGAACGGATCGCGCTCTCCATGCGTTCCGATGCCACGGCGACTCAATAGCTGCCAGGGTGGTTCGATTGGGCAAGAGGCTTACAGCGCCGGGACTTGATCGAAATGCCGAAACTTTCTGTCAGCATTTTCATTTGCAAAACTTCAATTTTTTTTCTATAGGTCAGAGCCGCTCGGCTCTGGCCTTGCCTGTTTGCGGAACAAAAATACCGGCGTATCTTCCCCTGGTATTTCTTGCTCCATATCGCTTAACCACGCTCGTCGTAACGGGAGCCGTATGTCGATACCACGCTTG is drawn from Pseudomonas rhizophila and contains these coding sequences:
- a CDS encoding sigma-E factor negative regulatory protein; protein product: MSREALQESLSAVMDNEADELELRRVLNAFDDVETRETWARYQIARAVMHKDLLLPRLDIAAAVSAALADEAVPAKASRSPWRSLGRLAVAASVTVAVLAGVRLYNQDEIAGVQMAQQSNQPGLAAPQVKGPAVLAGYSESSEVAGPMANDVLQGQPGWHDQRLPNYLRQHAQEAALKGTESALPYARAASLENR
- a CDS encoding MucB/RseB C-terminal domain-containing protein → MRAIPLFSLLLGGWCVIPAYAGEAQDWLNRLSQAEQQQSFQGTFVYERNGSFSTHSIWHRVQDGKVRERLLQLDGSAQEVLRIDGRTQCVSGSLIAGVGNTPEGTARALDPQKLKNWYDLAVIGKSRVAGRPAVIVALTPKDQHRYGFELHLDRETGLPLKSLLLNDKGQLLERFQFTRLNITAPSDADLQTTAECKVVAQTPAKSAMAKTAWRSDWLPPGFELTSSALRKDPETNVQVNSLMYDDGLARFSVFLEPLNGATVTDTRTQLGPTAAVSRRLTTPQGEMMVTVVGEIPIGTAERIALSMRSDATATQ